DNA from Bubalus bubalis isolate 160015118507 breed Murrah chromosome 7, NDDB_SH_1, whole genome shotgun sequence:
TTTGGTATCCCAACCTGCTAAAGTAATTGAGAAGCTAgaatggggaaggacagggtctGGGAGCACGGCTGCATCAATCCCCTTTCCCAGGCTTAGTTGAAGTTCACTTACTCTCCAGGGAGAACTAGGTTTGTTGAGGGTAAGAAGCAATGGCAAGAAGAGGTGTAAATAATAATACAATGGGGGCTCTCAAAGGCACAGAGAAGGCATCTGGGCCAAGAAGGAGCACAATTCTTGGATCCACAGACATGCATGCATTCCACTGCCACTTGATGATCATGGTTCTGTGGGCAGTCCAGCCATGCCCTGGTTTCTATCCTCTGAAAAATTTGAAGCTTGGAGACAGGGCAGATGAGCCACAGTTCATTTATGATGGGACTATGGGACAATGTCTGGGGACAATGTCTGGAAAGAGGTTCTGGCTTTGAGGGACGGACGGGTGGGGGCAAGTATGGGCGGAAGCTGATCACTAAAACTGACCCTTATAGTCATTTTGTACAAGGCGCCAAGGGGCAGAGAGAGGTGTAGAGCTGTCCTACACTCAGGTGCTTTATGATTCAGGGGGCAGAGTGGAGGGGACTCAGAACTGGCATATCTTACTTCAGAAGACTCAGCAGGGGTGATTTTTATCAGTACTAGGCTTTAGCCAGAACATATGCcgatttggtttttaaattagCTGGGTTAAGAAGCACCCAAGGCTCTTGTGGCAGACATGAACCATCTCCCTCAAATGTTCCCCAATTCCCAGCACTCATCCTCCACCTGCCAGCTCAGGCGCAGGACTGCTGTCTTACGAAAACCCTGCCAGGGGATATGAGGAGCACCGAGAAGGGAAAAAGGCCACACCAAATCTTCTCCAAATCCCAGACAATTACACCATTTCCCCTGAATTGGGCTGCCGTTGGACTGTATGGGAGCAGCTGCTCTTGGTTGAAGCAGGTCTTTGGTAAAAGAGAGAAGCCTGAGCTGGATCATAATAAAGAGAAGTGTACGTGAATATGCACCTCTGAGAACCTTCCTTAAATTCCTCCCTTGGGGCTTTTCCTTTGGAAGAGGATGGTcggcgcgggggcggggggggggggcggtgagggggtgggatgggggggtgggggggctgggatgggggggtggggggggctgggatgggggggtgggggggctgggatggggcgggggtggagTCCTATTGACCAACCCAGCTGTGTGCTGGGGCAATTGTGATCATCTCTCTGGCCAGGTTTCACTAATTCTCTTTTAGTGTTGCTTTGTGCCTTCCCGAGCCTCGAAGGCTCAGGGAGCGTGGGGCTGAGATAGAACCTCTGTGTGGGCTTGATACACTGGGCCAAGGGAATGAGAGCTGGGATGGATGTCATTTCTCAGTGGGGAAGGAATTCCCCTGAAATGCAGGAAGAACCAGGAGGGAGCAAGAGCGTGTGGACTATAGGGCCCTCCTCCCCGCTCCGGGCAGCCCCTACCTACAAGGCTGTGACGCTGGAAACGATTTTGGTGCCTGAGGCATCCACTTCAGACTTAGTGACCCCATCCTGGGCCTCTTTGTCCATGGCCAAGTTATTGAATGCCTCAGGGGACTTGACCGGCTCGTCCTTCACCTCCTCCAGGTCTTCGCAGCACTTGCTGCAACGGCAGCACTTGGAGCAGCCACACAGCCCACAGCAGACGCGGCAGCAGAcccggcagcagcagcagcagcgcctctGGAAGCAGCTGGTGAGGGAGGTGATGAGCTTGTCCCAGGGCTCCAGGGAGCGCATCCAAAAGGGCAGGAAGTCCCAGCTTCGGAGCTTCTGCGGCAAGGAGCCAGGGCAGAAGGACTGCAGGATCTTGAGGACCACCACCAGTAAGATCACAAGGACGATGGGCGACGCCACGCCCACCAGCACTGGCCAGCCAATCAGGGAGAGGCCAAACACCGCCAGAGGGATCAGGAAGAAGAAGATGATCAAGTAGACGATGGCGAACCAGCGGTACTTAGATGAGATGTTGCCCAGCCCTTTGGCCAGGCGGATGGGCAGGCGAGTGAACGGGATTGGGTACCACAGGATGATGCCTGAGATGTTGAAGAAAAAGTGGCACAAGGCAATCTGAAAAGCAAGGGGTTGGAGAGGTGAACGGGTCTGCCGCACGGCGGGGTCGGAGAGAAGAGGGCGTCATCTAGAAGTGGAGTCATGGGTCTTCCTCACCTTCGTAGCTCAGCCCAGAGTGGGAGGGATTACATTAGCTGAGGGCCTAATACATTTGTGTGTCGCGGAAAGGGGGGGCGGGGAAggacgggggaggggaggaggggggagcggacgcgggggggtgggggcggggggcggtgggttgggcgaggtggggaggggaaggcaagGGAAGTGACCGCCTGAATCACAGTTTAATTTTCAGGGCCTGAAGTTTCCATTAGGCAAAATCTAACAATGAACTTTGAGAAATTGAGGCACTATGAGGTTAAGCTATTTTCCTCAAGTCACACAGATGGGAGatggaattcaaacccagataGCCTGGCCCCAGAGGCCACACACTTTGTACTTtcctattggaaaagactgatgctgggagggattgggggcaggaggagaaggggacaaccgaagaagagatggctggatggcatcactgactcgatggacgtgagtctgagtgaactccgggagttggtgatggacagggaggcctggcgtgctgcgattcatggggtctcaaagagtcggacacgactgagcaactgaactgaactgaactgatatgttccCACCAGGCACGGAGCATGATGTTAGGGGCTTTGGACCAGCCCTATCCGATGCATTAGTCACTATCCACTGAGGTGTGGCATAAGTGTAAAATTCCTGCTAGATTTCCAAGACTTAGCCCAAAACAGTTGTAAATGACTttgctggtagtccagtggttaagaatccaccggccaatgcaggggacatgggttcgatccctgatccaggaagattccacatgctatggagcgACTAAGTAAGCCTGTGCACAACAATTACTGAGGCCgagctccacaacaagggaagctaccacaatgagaagcccactcaagGCAACAAAGATagctcccactcactgcaactagataaAGCCCACGTGCAAtaacaagacccagtgcagccaaaagcaaattaataaatgggttaataaattaattttttataaagaaatataaaatctcatCATTTTTAATATCAATTACACATTGAAATGATAATGGTTCAATCAaacacattattaaaattaatctccCTGTTcctttttgacttttaaaactgCAGTACTAAAAGTTTCAGATTTCATGAGTGATTCACATATTCTATGCTCATTCTATACTTCTATCGACAGCATGGCTTTAGACAGAGCCTCATCAGATCTTTAAAATAATCCTACTGAGCTAGAGATTATGGTTCCCGTTCTTCAGATGAGGGAATTGATGCTCAAAGGTTAGGTCACCTGTCCAACGGCACTGGGTGTGTAACTGGGGGACAGTGATTCAGACATCAAAGGtcatcttgcccaaggtcacctagcTGATCCAGGCAAGGCAGATACCCCTGATTCTTCTCAATGCCAGGCTTAGGACACAAGTGACCTCCCATTGTCCAAGACGAGGGCAAGGAGACAGAAAGTGGTATCTATGTTTCCGGAataccctttcctcctccagcaaaACAGCCACCTCACCTTTGTTTAAACAACCTCTGGGGATGGGAGTCTGGCTACCACTCTAGGGAGTAGTTGTTCCACCACTCTAGGGAGTGGCCTTTGGTTGTTCTCATATCTGTCTCCCTGAGGCATCTCCACATCACAGTTTTGGACACAACAGAGAAAAGCTTGACTTGGTTTCTTGTTTAGAAACCATGTGCTTACAAGAACATGGGTGGGTTTGGATCcctcccagagcccctgtcccatGAAGCATTTCCTTACCTGGAGTGAGCTTCTCAAAGTACTGCCTGGGCTGGCTAAGGCGGCCAagatggcggtggtggtggtgccAATGTTGGCACCTAGCGTTAGTGGATATGCTCTTTGAATGGATATCACACCGATACCTGGGGGGATGAAAATACAAAGCCTGTGGCATCAGCCCCAGAGGATGGCAGGAGATGGTAACAGAAGACAGAGGGAGACCCAGGTGAGAAACTCACCGATCAGTGGGGTCATAGCAGACGTGAACACAGAGCTGCTCTGAACGATGAAGGTCATGCCTGCCCCCACAAGGATGGCCAGGTAGCCAGTCACCCAGCTAAAGGGGTAAGGGAAatctggaagacagaggataagagaTGTATCACAATCCTTCTGGAAAAGGCATGGATTGGGAGGCCCAGCTGGCATCTCCCTAGGACCCAGGCAGCACAACTGGGCCAGAGGTTTGTGTTGTGTAAACTCCTCTGCACACCCACACTGAAGTCTGAAGCTGCAAATTGGATTTTTTAGCATTCTTTCACCTTGCATTTTCGAACGGTGGAAGCAAGGATGTGTTGCCAAGACAAAAACACATATTCACTGGAGTTCTGAATGCTGAACCCATCTGTTATGCATGGAATGTTTGTGTCATTTCCCCCACCCCAAATCCAagtgttgaaaccctaacccctaaTGTAATTGTATTAGGAAGTGAGGCCTTTGAGAGATGACTAGGTCATGAGGTTGGAGTCCTCAAGAgtggattagtgcccttatagaaGGGAGAGCTTGTCCACGTGAGGACTTGGTGAAAAGGCAGCCATCTATAAACCAGGAAGTGGGTCCTCACCAGAACCCAACTGTGCTGGCGCCCTGACCTTGGACCTCCCAGTCTCCAAGACTGTGTGAAATAAATTGCTGTTGTTTAAACCATCCAGTCTATGAGAATTTGTTACAGTGGTTGGactaagtgaagttgctcagttgtgtccgactctttgcgaccccatggactttagcctaccaggctcctctgtccgtgtgattctccaggcaagcgtactggagtgggttgccatttccttctccaggggatcttctcaacccagggatcaaacccaggtctccgcattgcaggcggacactttaccctctgagccacactAAGATGTCACCCAAATACCAACAAAGCACTCTGAGCATTCAGGCTCTAGCTTTCCTCCTGTCTTGGTCTCCCAGTGCTTCATACCCTCCACTTTTGTTTCCACTTAAAGGAGCACTGAGTATGTGAAGCAGCTTGGAAGCCCCAGAGACCCTATTCTTGGCACCACCAGTCCAGGACCATGCCCCGCATAGCCAGCAAGCACCCAGAGAAGAGTCGCTCAGCTCACCCTCATGACAACCTCGGGAGGTAGACATCCTCAGCCCCATTTCACAGGCAGAGTTCATGGGGTGTGTTTTCATTGGCCAGGATGCCATTCTCAGCAATAGAGTCTCACTGGCTGTATTTATCCAGAACCACATTTTCTTCCCCAAGAGCTGAAGGGATATAAGGGTCGCAGTGGACTTCTGCAACCCTTTATTACCTAAGGGATCCTGACAGACTCAGTAAAGTCCTGGGCAAACAGGGAACCTGGTAGGAAGGAAGGCCTAACTCACAGCAATTTGaacttaagctggctctttctcAAGACCTTGCAAACAAGTGCTCCCCAGGCTCCACTCAAAACACTAAGGAGGATTTCGAAGGCAAGTGGCATTGTAACTTTCACAGCTTCTCAGAGCCAAGACAGAAACTCCATGTAGAGGCTGTTGCTAGAAGAGAATCAACAGGAGCTTCCCTATGGGGGAGGGGCACAGTGATGCCACCCCTAAAAGGTCCAGAATGAGAGGCAGCAAGCTTACCAGTGTTGATTGTCTTCTTGATGACAGCAGCCACCTGCCCCCTGAGCACAGAGCCCAGGAGCTTGACAATTAGGATCAGGCAGGTACAGAGGATCAGCAGGGAGGTGATCAGCAGGATGGTGCCAACAATAGCATCTGAGAGGTTGAAATTCACGAAGATGTGCTGGCCTGGAAAGACCATAGACAGCCCTTGTTAGGAGGGCATGGAGCCCCGGGCGGCCACAGattgttattttttccccaacatcCTTCTGTCTCAAAGTAACAGGATCTTGGTTGTCAGCTTGATACAGGGCAGCCCAGAATAAAGACCACTCTTTCAAGCCTCCCTTGCAGGTAAGTATAACTCTGAAGTTATGTTTAGGCCAATGGGATCTCATGAGGGTGAAGATGTAGCAAAATCCAGGGGCAGGcctccaactccattcttctGCCTCTAAATCCCATTCCGTATTTTACTCATGATAATGAGGATACCTACAAGTATTCAAGGAGCCAAGTTGGGGCAGGAAGGGCAAGTCAGAGTGGGAGCAATTGTTATAAATTGTTATAAAACTgctagtgtttttttcttttttaaaatccctgTGTGTCTCCATGatgattccagaaaaaacatgGTTATTTTAATGGATGTACAACAGCTACAGTACAGGAGGTGATACATTCACATGATTCTGTGAGGTAAACCACAGCTGGAGTAGAGTAAGGTATACGGCTCGGAATTAATGTGGGGATGCTGGAGAGGCGGAGAGGCAGAGAGATGCAAATGGGCACATAAGGAATACATAATTAGAAGAACTAGCATCAGGGCCATAAAAGAGTCCAGAGGCAACAGTATAGCTTCTTAAAGAATTGGAGCATCAGTGCTCCAACTGGAGCAGTAAGCTCACTGCTTTGTTCAGTGCCCCAGTGCCTCAAATGGGGCCTACTGTACAATAGGGACTCCTGACTCAAGGGTGATGGTATCTGTTCTGTATATGCCCCCTAACCTTCAAATCAGGCTGTCATCTCCCTACAGTTACTGCCAAAGAGATACCAAAGCCCGTGGAGGGAGTGCTCTGGAATCTGTTGATGAGTTCTGAGTTGGTCTGGAACGGTCAGAAGAACTGAGTTTCAGGTCCTAGCTCTTCCCCTTACAGGGGGACCTTGAGCCTGCCCCCCTGTCCCCAAGCCTTAGTTTCTTCTGACGTGAAAGTTCACAGCTCATCGTCCCATGTAGGATTGGTGTTCAGTGAATCTCACTGCCCTTCTTTCCTTCACTTACTGGGGCTCCACACAGATAGGAAATAACCATCATCACCCCAGACAGCCTGTCGTAATGGCTGATGCTCTGTGAGTTCCACTCACACTTGGCAATGTTCTCCTTGTAGGTCACGTTCTTGATGGTCCAGGTGTACAAACCATCCGTCCAACAGAGAGAAGGGGAGGTGCAGTTCTCAGGCGAGGGGACGGTGACATTTCTCTCAGTCTGGGTGGCAAACATGAGAAATACTATACATCGTCTACAACCCTCACTTCTGGTGGGGAATGGAGGGAAATTCGGGGCATCAGGGGAGACTCCATAGGTGTGGGGGCATGCTTTCACAAGTCCCTCTATAAATGGAAGCAAGGTGGCAGCCAGAGATAAGCCAGGAGACATGAATATAATTAGCCAGGAATAACACATCCATGATGTGGGCTGGTCCTGTCTGTCCTACAGCATGTTTGTCCATCTAGAAATCAACGACTTAAGGATTCTCACTGGCTAGTTTTGACTTTTCAGGAATTCTcgatttttctttctcccaacCTTTTATATGCCCAATCTGAAGGCAAGATCTTGCTTTATCCAGTACAGACAAAAGAGCTAACCCAGCCAGCAATATTCTTAGAAACTTACCACGTTGGTAAAAGTTTTGCACCAAATCTTGATCATACTTTTGTTTTGGACCGACTCATCATTCATTGCAATTTGGTTGAGAATACTTTTATCCAGCTGAAGAAAGCAATAGACAGAAGAGAGTCAGCCCATTGTCAAAACCGATGTGGGACAGAGGTTAAGCTGTTAAGAGGGGCTCTGAGGACATGAACCAGATTGCAGCGGTGAGCTGGGACTCACCCTATCTGCACTCTCAGGGCAGAGCATAGCACCTTGATGtcagtgggtgctcaataaatgaaggACTGGTATGAACAACGGACCTGTATCTAGGAAGCATGCAGTAGAATATTCATTAGATAatcaaataagaggaaaaaaaaatgaaagtaaaagtgaatgaGCAAGGTCCAAGCTGGCCCCTTCTCCCCAAGGCAACATCTACAAagccttctttcatttatttcaacaatATGGACAGACTCTAGTGAGCAGAGGGATAAGATGGGAGGAAAGGCAGTAAACTCTTCCTCTCTGGCTGTGAGTAGGATGTGACTTTAATCAGTGAGCCCAGGGGTGCTGAGGTCAGAGGTGGGAACGAAGTGTCCAATGGAGAGTCCTTGAGTCTCAAGAAGCACTCACTACCACCCACCACTCCCACACTAATAAAGATGATACACGTGTGCTGAAGTCACAGAGATAATAAATGACGATtactcagcttccctggtggctcagaggttaaagcatctgcctgcaatgtgggagacctgagttccatccctgggttgggaagatcccctggagaaggaaatggcaacccactccagtattcttgcctggagaatcccatggacggaggagcctagtgggctacagtccacagggttgcaaagagtcggacacgactgagctatcacttcacttcactccgggagaaggggatggcagaggatgagatggttagatagtatcaccaactcaacaaacatgaatttgagcaaactccaggagatagtgaaggacgggggagcctggtgtgctgcagtccatggggtcacaaaaagtctgacatgactgagcaactgaacaacaagaactcCATCCCATCTGGTGTTCCTGAAGTTCTGCCTCCCTTGGTTTTTTTCAGAGGCAGCTAAAGGGCAGTGATTACAGACCCTCATCCATCTCTTCCATCCCATTTACCTCTCTGCAGGAAGCCAGATTACCTGGATAATGAGCTTTGTGAAGGGATCTGTGATAACTTTCAGAAGTTCTGGGGCTTCCTCTCCATTCTTGAAGTGGAAGCTGTCCACTATTAGGTTGGTCAGGCGCTCCAGGTAACCGGTGGCGGCCTCCAGAGGCAAGAGCACCAGCACGGACAGCCAGTTGAAGAAGTCATGGACAGTGGCCCCTGCAAAGGCCCTGCAGGAGGAGAACCCCACCCCGAGACAGACCAGTCATCGAGTGGCTGGGTACCATCTAGGCAGGTCATCACTTGTATTATCTGCCAGGTGTCACCTCCCTATATGTATATAGGTATACAATCTCACTTTTCTTCTTACAGCAATCCCCAAAGTGAGTGGTATTAATactaccctccccccaccccaccgccattcatcagatgaagaaattgaggaccAGCAAACAGAGGAACTGAAGATCACTGCAGCAGTGCTGGGTCCAGGGATCTCGTCTCCTACTGCCTGGCAGAACATTTCCCACCAGATTAGACAGGAGACAGTTTGCTCTGTGTGGGGGAAAGGGAACTATCAATAGAGGTTATTTTGGCTGCAAGTATTAATTCAGCAAGGGGCTGTTTGAAAAAACGTCATCAGGACTACTTCTGAATCATGCATCCTGAACACAATCTTCCTTTAGAAATTTGCAATTTGTTTGCAAGTACAAATTTTTACTTATGCTTCCTGGAGAGGGTGATTTAAGACATTTTCATACACTGCTGACTCAAAGtgttacaaatatttctttgtagTTTGGAAAACTGTTAAAAAAGCCTTATAGGTGTTTgatatagttgttgttgtttcaggAATCTATCCAGGAAAAAATGACCAGAAAAGAATAATACACATCTCCAAAGATGTTATTGAAAGCAATCTATTTAAATATCTCAGAAGTGGGTGAGCTAGATCAATTATATTCTATGTGTACGCACTTTCATCTTTATATATCCAGAGGTAAAAATTAGTGTAACAGTGAAAGGAACCCAGAATTTCTAATAAGAAAACCTGGACTGAGTCCCAGCTATGCCCCTCAgcgaagttacttaacctctttgtgcttctatatttaataaaatagtgCATAGAAAAGTCTACTCAGTTTCTTAAGATCAAATTAGCAAACGCCCTGGGTGATACGTATTATAATTTAGACCTCAGAACATCTTATCGCGGACCAGGAGTTCAGCTATGGTTGACAGAAACTGAATGGGGGACATCTGGTGCCCGCCAGTGCACCCGCGGACGAGGGATGGTGTTTGCTGACCACCCCCAGCAGCCTGTTTAGTGTCACCTTCTGATGTGATAGTTGCAGTATAGTtggtgtacaatattatataagccGCAGGTCAATGCAGCGActcacaattttaaaaggttttattccatttatggttattagaaaatattggctCTATGTCCTGTAGcgtattttatacctaatagtgcGTACCTCTTATTTCCCTACTCCTATCTTACTCATCCCCCTTTCATCTCTCGaatggtaaccactagtttgttctcatatctgtgagtctgcttctttcttgttttattcattagtttgttgtattttttagattatacatATCAGTGATATCATGCAATTTTTGTCTTTCcctgtatgacttatttcacttaatataatgccctccaagttcatccatattgcttcaaatgacaaaaatctgttcttttttgtggctgagtagcagtattccattgtatgtgtacgtgtgtgtgtgtgtgtgtgtagatggaTCACGTCTttcattcgtctgttgatggacacttaggttgcttccatatcctggcaattctaaa
Protein-coding regions in this window:
- the SLC34A2 gene encoding sodium-dependent phosphate transport protein 2B isoform X1, which gives rise to MAPWPELENGQPTSEKYTVKADGEQSAKPEKAKETEKDDTGTPITKIEFVPSHSTATLIEEPTEVEDPWDLPELKDTGIKWSERDTKGKILCVFQGIGKFILLLVFLYFFVCSLDVLSSAFQLVGGKVAGKFFNNNSIMSNPLAGMVIGVLVTVLVQSSSTSTSIVVSMVASSLLPVNAAIPIIMGANIGTSITNTIVALMQAGDRKEFRRAFAGATVHDFFNWLSVLVLLPLEAATGYLERLTNLIVDSFHFKNGEEAPELLKVITDPFTKLIIQLDKSILNQIAMNDESVQNKSMIKIWCKTFTNVTERNVTVPSPENCTSPSLCWTDGLYTWTIKNVTYKENIAKCQHIFVNFNLSDAIVGTILLITSLLILCTCLILIVKLLGSVLRGQVAAVIKKTINTDFPYPFSWVTGYLAILVGAGMTFIVQSSSVFTSAMTPLIGIGVISIQRAYPLTLGANIGTTTTAILAALASPGSTLRSSLQIALCHFFFNISGIILWYPIPFTRLPIRLAKGLGNISSKYRWFAIVYLIIFFFLIPLAVFGLSLIGWPVLVGVASPIVLVILLVVVLKILQSFCPGSLPQKLRSWDFLPFWMRSLEPWDKLITSLTSCFQRRCCCCCRVCCRVCCGLCGCSKCCRCSKCCEDLEEVKDEPVKSPEAFNNLAMDKEAQDGVTKSEVDASGTKIVSSVTAL
- the SLC34A2 gene encoding sodium-dependent phosphate transport protein 2B (The RefSeq protein has 2 substitutions compared to this genomic sequence): MAPWPELENGQPTSEKYTVKADGEQSAKPEKAKETEKDDTGTPITKIEFVPSHSTATLIEEPTEVEDPWDLPELKDTGIKWSERDTKGKILCVFQGIGKFILLLVFLYFFVCSLDVLSSAFQLVGGKVAGKFFNNNSIMSNPLAGMVIGVLVTVLVQSSSTSTSIVVSMVASSLLPVNAAIPIIMGANIGTSITNTIVALMQAGDRKEFRRAFAGATVHDFFNWLSVLVLLPLEAATGYLERLTNLIVDSFHFKNGEEAPELLKVITDPFTKLIIQLDKSILNQIAMNDESVQNKSMIKIWCKTFTNVTERNVTVPSPENCTSPSLCWTDGLYTWTIKNVTYKENIAKCQHIFVNFNLSDAVVGTILLITSLLILCTCLILIVKLLGSVLRGQVAAVIKKTINTDFPYPFSWVTGYLAILVGAGMTFIVQSSSVFTSAMTPLIGIGVISIQRAYPLTLGANIGTTTTAILAALASPGSTLRSSLQIALCHFFFNISGIILWYPIPFTRLPIRLAKGLGNITSKYRWFAIVYLIIFFFLIPLAVFGLSLIGWPVLVGVASPIVLVILLVVVLKILQSFCPGSLPQKLRSWDFLPFWMRSLEPWDKLITSLTSCFQRRCCCCCRVCCRVCCGLCGCSKCCRCSKCCEDLEEVKDEPVKSPEAFNNLAMDKEAQDGVTKSEVDASGTKIVSSVTAL